The proteins below are encoded in one region of Streptomyces marianii:
- a CDS encoding acyl-CoA dehydrogenase family protein yields the protein MARLAQTAGLTDVQQEILSTVRDFVDKEIIPVATELEHRDEYPQQIVDGLKELGLFGLMIPEEYGGLGESLLTYALCVEEIARGWMSVSGIINTHFIVAYMLKQHGTQEQKDHFLPRMAAGEVRGAFSMSEPGLGSDVSAITSKAVRDGDEYVLNGQKMWLTNGGTSTLVAVLVRSDEGHPEGTAPHKSMTTFLVEKEPGFGEVRPGLTIPGKIDKMGYKGVDTTELIMDGLRIPADRVLGGTTGRGFYQMMDGVEVGRVNVAARGCGVAQRAFELGVGYAQQRHTFGKPIAQHQAIQFKLAEMATKVEAAHAMMVNAARKKDSGERNDLEAGMAKYLASEYCKEVVEDAFRIHGGYGFSKEYEIERLYREAPMLLIGEGTAEIQKMIIGRRLLEEYRLQG from the coding sequence ATGGCCCGACTCGCCCAGACCGCCGGTCTGACCGACGTCCAGCAGGAGATCCTCTCGACGGTCCGCGACTTCGTCGACAAAGAGATCATTCCGGTAGCGACGGAGCTGGAGCACCGCGACGAGTACCCGCAGCAGATCGTCGACGGGCTCAAGGAACTGGGGCTCTTCGGCCTGATGATTCCCGAGGAGTACGGGGGCCTGGGCGAGTCCCTTCTCACGTACGCGTTGTGCGTGGAGGAGATCGCCCGCGGCTGGATGTCCGTCTCGGGCATCATCAACACGCACTTCATTGTGGCGTACATGCTCAAGCAGCACGGCACCCAGGAGCAGAAGGACCACTTCCTGCCCCGAATGGCGGCCGGCGAGGTCCGCGGCGCGTTCTCCATGTCCGAGCCGGGACTCGGCTCGGACGTCTCGGCCATCACGTCGAAGGCGGTGAGGGACGGCGACGAGTACGTCCTGAACGGCCAGAAGATGTGGCTGACGAACGGCGGAACGTCGACGCTCGTGGCCGTTCTGGTCCGGAGTGACGAAGGACACCCGGAGGGCACGGCCCCGCACAAGTCGATGACGACCTTCCTCGTCGAGAAGGAGCCCGGCTTCGGGGAGGTGCGGCCCGGCCTCACCATTCCCGGGAAGATCGACAAGATGGGCTACAAGGGCGTCGACACGACCGAGCTCATCATGGACGGACTGCGCATTCCGGCCGATCGCGTACTCGGCGGCACCACCGGCCGAGGGTTTTACCAAATGATGGACGGAGTCGAGGTCGGCCGCGTCAATGTGGCGGCACGTGGCTGCGGCGTCGCTCAGCGTGCCTTCGAGCTGGGCGTCGGCTACGCCCAGCAACGTCACACTTTCGGCAAGCCGATCGCCCAGCACCAGGCCATCCAGTTCAAGCTCGCGGAGATGGCTACCAAGGTCGAGGCCGCGCATGCCATGATGGTCAACGCAGCCCGCAAAAAGGACTCCGGGGAGCGAAACGACCTGGAGGCCGGGATGGCGAAGTACCTCGCCTCCGAGTACTGCAAGGAAGTCGTCGAGGACGCCTTCCGGATCCACGGCGGTTACGGCTTCTCCAAGGAGTACGAGATCGAGCGCCTCTACCGGGAGGCCCCGATGCTGCTGATCGGCGAGGGTACCGCCGAGATCCAGAAAATGATCATCGGGCGCCGGCTGCTCGAGGAATACCGGCTCCAGGGCTGA
- the pssA gene encoding CDP-diacylglycerol--serine O-phosphatidyltransferase — translation MTVIDPDTQAGWVDGAEPGSGTADDAEEMPLSLRLSIADTLTLGNATCGFMAVYFTTTGILIPHLVGSGESGMARHSAATAVILMLCAAVFDLFDGLVARKLRSSPMGAELDNLSDLISFGLAPAYFVLVYGMVADDAHQKVSAVAAIVVLLAVVLRLARFSCVTMKDGMFQGMPSPFGALTVVSIVLLELPFIPTLLAIIGAAWLMVSRVEYPKPRGKLAVAMLSWIVGAMGLLAAWAFDAPGGQLLLQTGCALQIVLAATIPLFATARRVNTFRDNRREARASAQLP, via the coding sequence TTGACCGTGATTGATCCGGACACACAGGCGGGCTGGGTCGACGGGGCCGAGCCCGGCTCGGGGACGGCGGACGACGCGGAGGAGATGCCCCTCTCGCTGCGGCTGTCGATAGCGGACACCCTCACTCTCGGTAACGCCACGTGCGGTTTCATGGCGGTGTACTTCACCACCACCGGAATCCTGATCCCGCACCTCGTCGGCAGCGGCGAGAGCGGTATGGCACGGCACTCGGCCGCGACCGCGGTGATCCTCATGCTGTGTGCCGCCGTCTTCGACCTGTTCGACGGTCTCGTGGCGCGCAAGCTGCGCAGCAGCCCGATGGGTGCCGAGCTGGACAACCTCTCGGACCTGATCAGCTTCGGGCTGGCCCCGGCGTACTTCGTCCTCGTCTACGGCATGGTCGCCGACGACGCCCACCAGAAGGTCTCGGCGGTGGCCGCGATCGTGGTGCTGCTGGCGGTCGTGCTGCGACTGGCCAGATTCTCGTGCGTGACGATGAAGGACGGCATGTTCCAGGGCATGCCCAGCCCCTTCGGCGCGCTGACGGTCGTGTCGATCGTGCTGCTCGAGCTGCCGTTCATCCCGACGCTGCTCGCGATCATCGGCGCGGCCTGGCTCATGGTGAGCCGGGTCGAGTACCCGAAGCCGCGGGGCAAGCTGGCGGTCGCGATGCTCAGCTGGATCGTGGGGGCGATGGGCCTGCTCGCGGCGTGGGCGTTCGACGCGCCGGGCGGCCAGCTGCTGCTGCAGACCGGCTGTGCGCTGCAGATCGTGCTGGCGGCGACGATCCCGCTGTTCGCGACGGCGCGGCGGGTGAACACCTTCCGGGACAACCGGCGCGAGGCGCGGGCCTCGGCACAGCTTCCGTAG
- a CDS encoding phosphatidylserine decarboxylase translates to MPHSQTSAPRGRVRLARGASPWLLPTVATAALSLARARRSRRAAAIAVPTTALAAGMLWFFRDPEREIAQGRVISPADGVVQSIMPWKDGRTRVAIFMSPLNVHVNRAPLAGTVTSVEHVPGGFVPAFNKESENNERVVWHFDTELGDIEMIQIAGAVARRIVPYIPQGTKVEQGERIGLIRFGSRVDIYLPEGVEAGVEVGQVTTAGVTRIDRD, encoded by the coding sequence ATGCCCCACAGCCAAACCTCTGCACCTCGCGGCCGCGTCCGCCTCGCGCGCGGAGCATCGCCGTGGCTCCTCCCGACCGTCGCGACCGCGGCGCTCAGCCTGGCGCGAGCGCGCCGGTCGAGGCGTGCCGCGGCCATCGCCGTGCCCACCACCGCGCTCGCGGCGGGCATGCTGTGGTTCTTCCGCGACCCCGAGCGCGAGATCGCCCAGGGACGGGTCATCTCCCCGGCCGACGGTGTGGTGCAGAGCATCATGCCGTGGAAGGACGGGCGCACCCGTGTCGCCATCTTCATGAGCCCGCTGAACGTCCACGTCAACCGTGCCCCGCTCGCCGGCACGGTCACCTCCGTCGAGCACGTGCCCGGCGGTTTCGTTCCGGCGTTCAACAAGGAGAGCGAGAACAACGAGCGCGTCGTCTGGCACTTCGACACCGAACTCGGTGACATCGAGATGATCCAGATCGCCGGCGCCGTGGCGCGCCGCATCGTTCCGTACATCCCGCAGGGCACCAAGGTCGAGCAGGGCGAGCGCATCGGCCTCATCCGCTTCGGCTCGCGCGTCGACATCTACCTCCCGGAGGGTGTCGAGGCCGGGGTCGAAGTCGGCCAGGTCACGACCGCGGGGGTGACTCGCATTGACCGTGATTGA
- a CDS encoding ATP-binding protein → MSTISTTTAGHGDRRATEQFGPKPLPESPRATPQDPVLEGLPPLGGFAACGLDGGPRNPCQARRFVAHTLHCWELPALVGDMSLVVSELVTNAVRHALVAEPRETSPEYPLWLGLVRHPGHVVCSVADPSSEPPRPRDADAADVDGRGLELIGALSESWSWSLTEPRGKTVWASLSLPGRD, encoded by the coding sequence GGCGCGCAACAGAGCAGTTCGGCCCGAAACCGCTGCCCGAGAGCCCTCGTGCCACACCCCAGGACCCCGTCCTGGAGGGACTCCCGCCACTCGGCGGGTTCGCCGCCTGCGGGCTGGACGGCGGCCCGCGGAATCCGTGCCAGGCTCGGCGGTTCGTCGCCCACACCCTGCACTGCTGGGAACTGCCCGCCCTCGTGGGGGACATGTCACTCGTCGTCAGCGAGTTGGTGACCAATGCCGTCCGGCACGCGCTCGTCGCCGAACCGCGGGAGACGTCGCCGGAGTACCCGTTGTGGCTGGGGCTCGTCCGCCACCCAGGACACGTCGTCTGCTCCGTCGCGGACCCGAGCTCCGAACCGCCCAGGCCGCGCGACGCCGATGCCGCGGACGTCGACGGCCGCGGTCTCGAACTCATCGGCGCGCTGAGCGAGAGCTGGTCCTGGTCGCTCACCGAACCCAGGGGCAAGACGGTGTGGGCGAGTCTGTCCCTGCCCGGCAGGGACTGA